AGGTGAGCCGCTCGCCGGCCGAGATCGGCAAGACTTTAAAATCCGTTTTGAAATAAAGGAATACGACCATGGCCAAAGAACGCACCCTCTCCATCATCAAGCCCGACGGCGTCGAAAAGAACGTCATCGGCGAGTGTTTCCGCCGCTTCGAGCAGGGCGGCCTCAAGATCGTCGCGACCAAGATGATCCACATGGACCAGAAGAAGGCCGAAGGCTTCTACGCCGTCCACAAGGAGCGCCCCTTTTTCCAAAGCCTCGTGAAGTTCATGACCCGCGGCCCGGTCGTGGTCTCGGTGCTCGAGGGCGAAAACGCCATCGCCAAGCACCGCGAGATCATGGGAGCCACCGATCCCGCCAAGGCCGCGCCCGGGACCATCCGCAAGGATTTGGCCAGCAACATCGAGGAGAACACCGTCCACGGCAGCGACGGGCCGGATACGGCGAAGTTCGAGGTGTCCTACTTTTTCGAGACCTCGGAGATTTTTTCGCGCTAGTTTGTTTTTTTGCCGCCACGCCCCTTGGCGAGAGGGCGATATCTCCTGTCGCACCGGGCCCGCCCCTCAAGCCGGGGCGGACCCTACGTCGAAAAATCCTAAGGAATATTAGAAGGCTTTAAGGAAGGATTTTTCGAAAGTTGCGACAGGAGATATCGCCCTCTCACCAAGGGGCTTTGTGCCGGTCTTGGGGCTCTCTTATGCTTCGATTCTATTGGTATTCTAAATGCGATACTTGCCGCCGAGCCAAGAAATGGCTTGAGTCAAACGGGCGGAAGTTCGAGGAAATCGACATCACCCTCGCGCCTCCTTCGCTTGCGGATTTGAAAGACTATCTCAAGAAGAGCGGCAAGGAGTTAAAAGACTTCCTCAACCGCAGCGGCGTCCAATACCGCGAGCTCAACATGAAGGATAAGGTGAAGAGCCTTCCGGCCGACAAGATCCTCGAGATGCTCGCCAAGGAAGGCCGCCTGATCAAGCGGCCCATCCTCACCGACGGCAAGAAGGTCTCGGTCGGCTTCGACGAGAAGGAATTCGCCCGGCTTTGGGCCTGAAGTTTTGGTGGCTCGAGCGTACTCCCATTCTTGAAAACGCCCCCTTGTCTTTTTTTCGATCCTTTTCTAGCTTCCACCCATGTCTCGATCCGACACAGTTGGAATCCTCGGCGGCGGCCAGTTGGCGATGATGCTGGCCCAGGCCGCGGAGCGTTTGGAGCTGTCCGTCAGCGTCTACGAAGAAGACCCGGGCGCCCCGGCTTTTCACACCCGGGCCTCCCGCGTCCAGGCCTCGCCGCGGGACCGCGACCGGCTGCGCGCCTGGCTCGAGGGGCTTTCGGTGCTCACCTTCGAAAATGAATTCGTCGACACCTCGACGCTGCGGGAGTGCCTTCCCGCCGGCCTCCAGGTCTTTCCCTCGCTCGCCGCCCTCGACCTCGTGCAGGACAAGCTCCGGCAAAAGGCCTATCTCGCCGAGCTGGGTTTTCCCGTTCCGGCCTTCCGCGAGGCTCCCGACGCGGCGGCGGCGGAAGCCTTCGCCGCCGAGCAGGGTTGGCCCCTCGTCCTTAAGGAGCGCCGCCACGGCTACGACGGGCGCGGCACCTATGTCCTCAAGGATGCCGAAGAGCTACGCCGATTTTTCGCGGCGCGAAAATCCCCCGACTCGCTCCTGGCGGAGGCCTTCGTGCCCTTCACCATGGAGATCGCCGTCCAGGTCGCGCGCAACCCGCGGGGCCAGGTCTCCTGCTTTCCGATCGTCAAGACCTTCCAGACCAACGGCGTCTGCCATTGGGCCAAGGCCCCGGCGAGCCTCGGTCCCGAGGAAGCCGAGCAGATCACGTCCCTGGCCCGGCGGCTGATGGAGAGCCTCCAAGCGGTGGGCGTCTTCGCCGTCGAGATGTTTTGCGCGCCGGAAGGGGGCATCCTCATCAACGAGCTGGCGCCCCGCGTGCATAATTCCGGACACTACACCATCGAGGGCTGCCGGACTTCCCAGTTCGAGCAGCACCTCCGGGCCGTGACGGATGCCGACTTGGGATCGACGGAACTCCTCCATCCGGGCATGGCGATGATCAATATCCTGGGCGATTTCGAGGGTCCGTATCGCCTGGAAGGGGCCGATCGGGTTTCTCAAAACCACCCGGCCATCCTGCACTGGTACCACAAAAAGACCTCGGGCCGCGGCCGCAAGCTGGGCCATTTGACCGCCTGGGGTAGCACCTCCGACGAGGCCATGCGGCACGCCTTGGAGGCGCGAAAGGAGCTGCATCTATGTCCCTCCGACTGAAACCCCTCGTGGGTATCGTGATGGGGAGCGACTCCGACCTGCCGACCATGGTCGAGGCCGCCGAGACGCTTGCGGACTTCGGCGTCCTTACGGAGGTGGAGATCCTCTCCGCGCATCGTACGCCCCGGCGGATGTTCGACTACGCCGAGTCGGCGCAGGATCGAGGCTTGAAAGTGATCATCGCCGGCGCCGGCGGCTCGGCCCACCTGCCGGGCATGGTGGCGGCACTGACGCCGCTGCCGGTCATCGGCGTGCCCATCCTTTCCAAGGCGCTGAGCGGCGTCGATTCGCTCTTGTCGATCGTTCAGATGCCGCCGGGCGTTCCGGTCGCGACGGTGGCGGTGGGCGGGGCCAAGAACGCCGGTCT
The sequence above is drawn from the Deltaproteobacteria bacterium PRO3 genome and encodes:
- a CDS encoding nucleoside-diphosphate kinase, which encodes MAKERTLSIIKPDGVEKNVIGECFRRFEQGGLKIVATKMIHMDQKKAEGFYAVHKERPFFQSLVKFMTRGPVVVSVLEGENAIAKHREIMGATDPAKAAPGTIRKDLASNIEENTVHGSDGPDTAKFEVSYFFETSEIFSR
- a CDS encoding Spx/MgsR family RNA polymerase-binding regulatory protein translates to MLRFYWYSKCDTCRRAKKWLESNGRKFEEIDITLAPPSLADLKDYLKKSGKELKDFLNRSGVQYRELNMKDKVKSLPADKILEMLAKEGRLIKRPILTDGKKVSVGFDEKEFARLWA
- a CDS encoding 5-(carboxyamino)imidazole ribonucleotide synthase encodes the protein MSRSDTVGILGGGQLAMMLAQAAERLELSVSVYEEDPGAPAFHTRASRVQASPRDRDRLRAWLEGLSVLTFENEFVDTSTLRECLPAGLQVFPSLAALDLVQDKLRQKAYLAELGFPVPAFREAPDAAAAEAFAAEQGWPLVLKERRHGYDGRGTYVLKDAEELRRFFAARKSPDSLLAEAFVPFTMEIAVQVARNPRGQVSCFPIVKTFQTNGVCHWAKAPASLGPEEAEQITSLARRLMESLQAVGVFAVEMFCAPEGGILINELAPRVHNSGHYTIEGCRTSQFEQHLRAVTDADLGSTELLHPGMAMINILGDFEGPYRLEGADRVSQNHPAILHWYHKKTSGRGRKLGHLTAWGSTSDEAMRHALEARKELHLCPSD
- the purE gene encoding 5-(carboxyamino)imidazole ribonucleotide mutase, with the translated sequence MSLRLKPLVGIVMGSDSDLPTMVEAAETLADFGVLTEVEILSAHRTPRRMFDYAESAQDRGLKVIIAGAGGSAHLPGMVAALTPLPVIGVPILSKALSGVDSLLSIVQMPPGVPVATVAVGGAKNAGLLAAQILMLSDPDLAERVREYKARLGREVAAKNQSLKKLGPRRYLRRKQ